From Streptomonospora salina, the proteins below share one genomic window:
- a CDS encoding secondary thiamine-phosphate synthase enzyme YjbQ, producing the protein MRTKLLDLRTGGAESITDITGMCREFVSEDGGDGLLNVFVPHATAGVAIMELGAGSDRDLLALLGDLVPKDDRWRHRHGSPGHGRDHVLPALVPPYATVPVVGGRMELGTWQSIALVDTNIDNPTRHVRLSFLTGAG; encoded by the coding sequence ATGCGGACAAAACTTCTCGACCTGCGCACAGGCGGGGCCGAGAGCATCACCGATATCACCGGCATGTGCCGGGAGTTCGTCTCCGAGGACGGCGGCGACGGCCTGCTGAACGTGTTCGTGCCCCACGCGACGGCCGGTGTGGCGATCATGGAGCTGGGCGCGGGCTCCGACCGGGACCTGCTTGCACTGCTGGGGGACCTGGTGCCGAAAGACGACCGGTGGCGGCACCGGCACGGCAGCCCCGGCCACGGCCGCGACCACGTGCTTCCGGCCCTCGTCCCGCCGTACGCCACGGTACCGGTGGTCGGCGGCCGAATGGAGCTGGGAACATGGCAGTCCATCGCGCTGGTCGACACCAACATCGACAATCCGACCAGGCATGTCCGCCTCTCGTTCTTGACGGGTGCGGGATAG
- a CDS encoding 5-oxoprolinase subunit C family protein, whose protein sequence is MPAVEVVRTGALTTVQDGGRRGHAALGVGGSGAADAASYALANRLLANHEGAAALEVTMGGLVLRARGAVTAAVTGATCPVTVDGRGAAPDTVLHLADGARLRLGTPTSGLRSYVAVRGGVDVPPVLDSRSTDTLAGLGPPPPEPGTVLTVGPPPRAMPTADWVPSRPLPAGELSLRIVPGPRDDWFRDDALAVLLASAYEVTDRSDRIGARLSGPPLARRSGGELPSEGMVPGSLQVPPEGRPVLFLADHPVTGGYPVIAVVTADDVARAAQARPGTAVRFHR, encoded by the coding sequence ATGCCGGCAGTTGAAGTGGTGCGCACCGGCGCGCTGACCACCGTGCAGGACGGCGGCCGCCGCGGGCACGCCGCGCTGGGCGTCGGCGGGTCCGGAGCCGCCGACGCCGCCTCCTACGCTCTGGCCAACCGGCTGCTCGCCAACCACGAAGGCGCCGCGGCGCTGGAGGTGACCATGGGCGGGCTCGTGCTGCGGGCGCGCGGAGCGGTCACCGCGGCCGTTACCGGCGCGACCTGCCCCGTCACCGTCGACGGCCGCGGCGCCGCTCCCGACACCGTCCTTCACCTGGCCGACGGCGCCCGGTTGCGCCTCGGCACCCCCACGAGCGGTCTGCGCAGCTACGTGGCGGTGCGGGGCGGGGTGGACGTGCCGCCGGTCCTGGACTCGCGCAGCACCGACACGCTGGCCGGCCTCGGACCGCCGCCGCCCGAGCCCGGCACGGTGCTGACGGTCGGTCCGCCGCCGCGCGCGATGCCGACCGCCGACTGGGTGCCCTCCCGCCCCCTCCCAGCGGGGGAGCTGAGCCTGCGGATCGTTCCCGGACCGCGCGACGACTGGTTCCGCGACGACGCGCTCGCGGTCCTGCTCGCCTCGGCCTACGAGGTCACCGACCGCAGCGACCGCATCGGAGCGCGCCTGTCCGGGCCGCCGCTGGCGCGGCGGTCCGGCGGCGAGCTGCCCAGCGAGGGGATGGTTCCCGGATCGCTCCAGGTCCCGCCCGAAGGGCGGCCGGTGCTGTTTCTGGCCGACCACCCCGTGACGGGCGGCTACCCCGTGATCGCGGTCGTCACCGCCGACGACGTCGCCCGCGCGGCCCAGGCCCGCCCGGGCACCGCGGTGCGGTTCCACCGGTGA
- a CDS encoding DUF3052 domain-containing protein has translation MSATAGQAQSERGLADRLGFKPGQVVQEFLFDDDVDEELRASIAERTGEELVDEDYDGAVDSALLWWRSDEEDDLTDVLVDVLSAVEGGGIILVLTPKPGRDGHVSPSEVSEASSTAGLSQTSAVSAGPNWSGTLLVAPKVPR, from the coding sequence GTGAGCGCGACCGCGGGCCAGGCACAAAGCGAACGTGGCCTGGCCGATCGACTCGGATTCAAACCGGGTCAGGTGGTGCAGGAATTCTTGTTCGACGATGACGTGGACGAGGAGCTGCGCGCCTCGATCGCCGAGCGCACCGGCGAGGAGCTGGTCGACGAGGATTACGACGGCGCCGTCGACTCCGCGCTGCTGTGGTGGCGGAGCGACGAGGAGGACGACCTCACCGATGTCCTGGTCGACGTCCTCAGCGCCGTCGAGGGCGGGGGCATCATCCTGGTGCTGACCCCCAAGCCCGGCCGGGACGGCCACGTCTCGCCGAGCGAGGTTTCCGAAGCGTCCTCCACGGCCGGACTTTCGCAGACCAGCGCCGTGAGCGCGGGCCCGAACTGGTCGGGCACCCTGCTCGTCGCGCCGAAGGTGCCGCGCTGA
- a CDS encoding peroxiredoxin, translated as MPIEPGQTAPDFELSDQHGQTVRLADFAGRRNVVLVFYPLAFSGVCRGELVALREAAPDLVNDRVQLLTVSVDSMFAHRVWAEQESLEFPLLSDFWPHGGVARSYGVFDDARGVAVRATFVIDTGGAVRWRVVNPISEARDVDDYRKALCELA; from the coding sequence ATGCCGATCGAGCCCGGCCAGACCGCACCGGACTTCGAACTGTCCGACCAGCACGGCCAGACCGTGCGCCTGGCCGATTTCGCCGGTCGCAGGAATGTCGTCCTGGTCTTCTACCCGCTGGCGTTCTCCGGGGTGTGCCGGGGCGAGCTCGTCGCGCTGCGCGAGGCCGCGCCCGATCTCGTCAACGACCGGGTCCAGCTTCTGACGGTTTCGGTCGACTCCATGTTCGCCCACCGCGTCTGGGCCGAGCAGGAGAGCCTGGAGTTCCCCCTGCTGTCGGACTTCTGGCCGCACGGCGGTGTCGCCCGGTCCTACGGGGTCTTCGACGACGCCCGGGGCGTGGCGGTGCGCGCGACCTTCGTCATCGACACCGGCGGCGCCGTCCGCTGGCGGGTCGTCAATCCGATCTCGGAGGCCCGTGACGTCGACGACTACCGCAAGGCCCTGTGCGAACTGGCCTGA
- a CDS encoding DUF7800 domain-containing protein, translating to MGNGLRLGPLLRHVTETTATVWVETERPCEVAVDAGGHTARSRTFTVHGHHYALCDLRGLSPGTALPYEVRIDGAAVWPQPDAPHPPSLIRTLDASSPSRILFGSCHTPSDHSRAAVLRYGVDMLRAYALRLAGTRGGPDAGGSGRARGGEGGPAPEHEADPSLLLLIGDQVYADELQPRMTEFLARRRAQADSRAAGHAPPPDEVVSFDEYAELYRQAWSDPDIRWLLSTVPTLMLFDDHDIRDDWNTSGTWREQMSHNPWWRPRITSGLGAYWVYQHLGNLSPDERAADPVFAEVARTGAGTASALSPEPERDPPSHGVAPAREGGHGTGGTPGGSGAAPPSGGGDGAAIVDAFAWRAHRDAQSYRWSFRFDIGRSRLLMVDTRCGRVVDDDTRRRILDSDEAAWLDEQLTGDVDHLVVASTLPFLLPPGVHHLESWNEAVCAGAWGQALRGPGEKLRQEIDLEHWAAFQASFRSVGDSLLRVARGERGAPPAGVLLLGGDVHFSYLARARAADGARGAASDITQLVCSPMCNRMPPALRRLTWLSARAVTGLVGSLMARAAGVARPRLRWRLEGGPWYDNALATLVLDGRSADVVWSHSPLAKRAVQRLTPSEAPRPRVRELGRHTLAP from the coding sequence GTGGGAAACGGCCTGCGCCTGGGCCCGCTGCTGCGCCATGTGACGGAGACGACCGCGACGGTCTGGGTCGAGACCGAACGGCCGTGCGAGGTCGCCGTCGACGCCGGCGGGCACACCGCGCGCTCCCGCACGTTCACCGTGCACGGGCACCACTACGCGCTGTGCGACCTGCGCGGCTTGTCCCCCGGCACGGCGCTGCCCTACGAGGTGCGCATCGACGGTGCGGCCGTCTGGCCCCAACCGGACGCGCCGCACCCGCCGAGCCTGATCCGCACCCTCGACGCGTCCTCGCCGAGCCGGATCCTCTTCGGCTCCTGCCACACCCCCTCGGACCATTCGCGCGCAGCCGTGCTGCGGTACGGCGTGGACATGCTGCGCGCCTACGCGCTGCGCCTGGCCGGGACGCGCGGCGGGCCCGACGCCGGCGGCTCCGGCCGTGCCCGGGGCGGCGAGGGCGGCCCCGCACCGGAGCACGAAGCCGATCCGTCGCTGCTGCTGCTCATCGGCGACCAGGTCTACGCCGACGAGCTGCAGCCGCGCATGACGGAGTTCCTCGCCCGCCGCCGGGCTCAGGCCGACAGCCGGGCCGCCGGCCACGCCCCGCCGCCCGACGAAGTCGTCTCGTTCGACGAGTACGCCGAGCTGTACCGCCAGGCCTGGTCGGACCCCGACATCCGGTGGCTGCTGTCGACGGTGCCCACCCTGATGCTGTTCGACGACCACGACATCCGCGACGACTGGAACACGTCGGGCACCTGGCGCGAGCAGATGTCGCACAACCCGTGGTGGCGTCCGCGCATCACCTCCGGGCTGGGCGCCTACTGGGTCTATCAGCATCTGGGCAACCTCTCCCCCGACGAACGGGCCGCCGACCCCGTCTTCGCCGAGGTTGCCCGGACCGGGGCCGGCACGGCCTCCGCCCTTTCTCCCGAGCCGGAGCGGGACCCGCCGTCCCACGGGGTCGCGCCCGCGCGCGAGGGAGGACACGGGACCGGTGGAACACCGGGCGGGTCCGGTGCGGCCCCGCCTTCCGGGGGCGGCGACGGCGCCGCGATCGTCGACGCGTTCGCGTGGCGCGCCCACCGGGACGCCCAGAGCTACAGGTGGAGTTTCCGCTTCGACATCGGCCGCAGCCGCCTGCTGATGGTCGACACCCGCTGCGGCCGCGTCGTCGACGACGACACCCGGCGCCGCATCCTCGACTCCGACGAGGCCGCATGGCTGGACGAGCAGCTCACCGGCGACGTCGACCACCTCGTGGTGGCCAGCACCCTGCCCTTCCTGCTGCCGCCGGGCGTGCACCACCTCGAATCCTGGAACGAGGCGGTATGCGCCGGAGCGTGGGGGCAGGCGCTGCGCGGCCCCGGCGAGAAGCTCCGCCAGGAGATCGACCTGGAGCATTGGGCGGCGTTCCAGGCGTCGTTCCGGTCGGTCGGCGACTCCCTGCTGCGGGTGGCCCGCGGTGAGCGCGGCGCGCCTCCCGCCGGCGTGCTGCTCCTCGGCGGCGACGTCCACTTCTCCTACCTCGCGCGGGCGCGCGCCGCCGACGGTGCGCGGGGTGCCGCGTCCGACATCACCCAGCTGGTGTGCTCACCGATGTGCAACCGGATGCCGCCGGCCCTGCGCCGTCTGACGTGGCTGAGCGCCCGCGCCGTCACCGGTCTGGTCGGATCCCTGATGGCGCGCGCCGCGGGTGTGGCCCGGCCCCGGCTGCGCTGGCGCCTGGAGGGCGGCCCCTGGTACGACAACGCCCTGGCGACCCTGGTGCTGGATGGCCGCAGCGCCGACGTGGTGTGGTCGCACTCGCCGCTGGCCAAGCGCGCGGTGCAGCGGTTGACCCCCAGCGAGGCTCCGCGGCCGCGCGTGCGCGAGCTCGGGCGCCACACGCTGGCGCCCTGA